A DNA window from Arachis duranensis cultivar V14167 chromosome 3, aradu.V14167.gnm2.J7QH, whole genome shotgun sequence contains the following coding sequences:
- the LOC107477128 gene encoding uncharacterized protein LOC107477128: MEASKTKSNFHARSNSLPSRPHPLILQCNEHLERLRSSNETSSSSSSSSLRYKLGALQDLHECVENLVQLPLTQDTLLHEPQENCVDELLDGSLRLLDVCTSAKDSLLHTKECIRELQSVIRRKRGGEEGIIAEANKFLNSRKVVKKAIVKALLNLKPIAKNIIKDQQTLALVGLLKDVEVVTLSIFESLLHFISGTSSSNVKHGTLSLVSKLIIHTKRTTRSCSYESEFSQVDAALLACISDNKMSEMQNQLEKLESCIHDLEEGLEFMFRRLIKTRVALLNILNH, translated from the coding sequence ATGGAAGCCTCAAAGACAAAGTCCAATTTCCATGCTAGATCAAATAGTTTACCTTCAAGGCCACACCCTTTGATTCTACAATGCAATGAGCATTTAGAGAGGTTAAGATCTTCCAATGaaacctcttcttcttcttcttcttcttctcttagaTACAAGCTAGGAGCCTTACAAGATCTTCATGAATGTGTTGAAAACTTGGTTCAACTTCCACTAACACAAGATACCCTTTTGCATGAACCTCAAGAAAATTGTGTTGATGAGCTCTTAGATGGATCTTTGAGGCTCCTTGATGTTTGCACATCAGCAAAAGATTCTCTGCTTCACACAAAGGAGTGCATTCGCGAGCTTCAATCAGTTATTCgaagaaaaagaggaggagaagaagggaTCATAGCTGAGGCTAACAAGTTCTTGAACTCAAGGAAAGTTGTGAAAAAGGCCATAGTCAAAGCCTTGCTGAATTTGAAGCCTATTGCCAAAAACATCATCAAAGATCAACAAACATTGGCATTGGTTGGTTTGTTGAAAGATGTTGAAGTTGTTACACTTTCAATATTTGAGTCCTTGTTGCATTTTATCTCAGGAACTTCATcatcaaatgtaaaacatggTACTTTGTCTTTGGTTTCAAAGTTAATAATCCACACCAAAAGGACAACAAGAAGTTGCTCTTATGAGAGTGAATTTTCCCAAGTGGATGCAGCATTATTGGCATGCATATCAGATAACAAGATGAGTGAAATGCAGAACCAATTGGAGAAACTTGAGTCATGCATCCATGATCTTGAAGAAGGACTTGAGTTTATGTTTAGGCGTTTGATCAAAACTAGGGTTGCTCTTCTAAACATTCTCAATCACTAG
- the LOC107477127 gene encoding uncharacterized protein LOC107477127: MAAIGTNTKNSQHSRHNSLPNAPHPLVSQLEEHLQRLKTSEATISSSSVRHKLDGLKDLHDCANKLIQLPIEQKALAQECSNKQIDELLEGSLKLLDICSTAKDFLVQSKENMLEIQSVIRRKRGDGSNFTAACAEYLNSRKTMKKTMRKSLENLKTMKNDGKASSSSKDNNTSSMLTTFKEAEDVTLSSLECLLLLISGPRRSSKGSKWSLISKLMQPKRIACDSQESDTNEFEKVDADLLSLISHKPSSTDNFQINMENLEMCIQNLEIGIEHLSRKLIRNRVSLLNIFNH, from the coding sequence ATGGCAGCCATAGGAACAAACACTAAGAACTCTCAGCACTCTCGCCATAACAGCTTGCCCAATGCACCCCATCCACTTGTTTCACAATTAGAGGAGCACCTGCAAAGATTGAAGACTTCTGAAGCCACCATATCATCATCTTCAGTAAGGCACAAACTAGATGGCTTGAAGGATTTGCATGACTGCGCCAATAAGTTGATTCAATTGCCAATAGAACAAAAAGCCTTAGCACAAGAATGCAGCAACAAACAGATTGATGAACTACTTGAAGGGTCTTTGAAGTTGTTGGATATCTGCAGTACAGCTAAGGATTTCCTTGTCCAATCAAAGGAAAACATGCTGGAAATTCAGTCTGTCATTCGAAgaaagagaggtgatggatccAACTTCACAGCTGCATGTGCAGAGTACTTGAATTCaagaaaaacaatgaaaaagacGATGCGAAAGTCCTtggaaaatttgaaaacaatgAAGAATGATGGCAAAGCTTCTTCCTCAAGCAAAGACAACAACACATCCTCCATGCTTACCACCTTTAAGGAAGCTGAAGATGTCACCCTGAGCTCACTGGAATGTTTGTTGTTGCTTATCTCCGGCCCAAGGCGAAGTTCGAAAGGGAGTAAATGGTCATTGATATCCAAGCTGATGCAACCTAAAAGAATAGCCTGTGACTCTCAAGAATCCGACACGAATGAATTCGAAAAGGTGGATGCAGATTTGCTTAGTCTCATCAGTCACAAGCCTTCATCCACAGATAATTTCCAAATCAATATGGAAAATTTGGAGATGTGCATTCAAAATCTAGAAATAGGAATTGAGCACCTCTcaagaaaattaattaggaaCAGAGTTTCCCTTCTCAACATCTTCAACCACTGA
- the LOC107477126 gene encoding uncharacterized protein LOC107477126: MAAATPFSPTSHHQPRSKSLPTRPHPIILQCNQHLANLEASDASSPTSSLLRHKLTDLQTLHDCVEKLVLLPLTQEVLVQEHQEKWVDELLDGSLRLLDVCTAAKDALLHTKECAREVQSIIRRKRGGEMEVAAEVRKFLASRKVVKKAILKALSNLKTTAKKGKFCPSNKDQQTVSLVSLLKDVQVNTLSTLESLLNFISGQTQSKSSNWSLVSKLMLNNAKKISCTQEGDQNEFSKVDAALQSFVLLTSKPDSISNLQNQLENLESVIQDFGEGLETLFKRFIKIRVSLLNILNH, from the coding sequence ATGGCGGCAGCAACTCCTTTTAGCCCAACATCTCATCACCAACCACGCTCGAAAAGCTTGCCAACCAGACCGCATCCGATCATACTACAATGCAACCAGCATTTGGCTAATCTAGAGGCTTCAGATGCATCTTCACCTACATCATCTTTGTTAAGGCACAAACTAACTGATCTGCAAACTCTGCATGATTGTGTTGAAAAGTTGGTTTTGCTGCCACTTACTCAAGAAGTCCTTGTCCAAGAGCATCAAGAAAAATGGGTTGATGAACTCTTGGATGGATCTCTAAGGCTCTTAGATGTATGCACTGCAGCAAAGGACGCCCTGCTACATACAAAGGAATGCGCACGCGAGGTTCAATCGATCATCAgaagaaaaaggggtggtgagaTGGAAGTTGCAGCTGAGGTAAGGAAATTCTTGGCTTCTAGGAAGGTTGTAAAAAAGGCAATCCTCAAAGCCTTGTCGAATTTGAAGACCACGGCAAAGAAAGGAAAATTCTGTCCTAGCAACAAGGATCAGCAAACTGTGTCTTTGGTTAGCCTCCTGAAAGATGTGCAGGTTAACACACTTTCCACATTGGAGTCATTGCTCAACTTTATATCCGGACAAACGCAATCGAAATCAAGTAACTGGTCCTTGGTTTCTAAGCTAATGCTCAACAATGCTAAGAAGATTTCTTGCACACAAGAGGGGGATCAGAATGAGTTCTCCAAAGTAGATGCTGCATTGCAATCCTTTGTGTTACTTACAAGCAAGCCAGACAGTATCTCCAACTTGCAGAACCAACTGGAGAATTTGGAGTCTGTCATTCAAGACTTTGGAGAAGGATTAGAAACTCTTTTCAAAAGATTTATCAAGATTAGAGTTTCCCTCCTCAACATCCTGAATCACTAG
- the LOC107477125 gene encoding uncharacterized protein LOC107477125: METSSKISIHTRCNSLPSAPHPLISQFQEHLQRLKDSEASTTSLSSSSVSRKLIGLQDLHDYADKLLQLPTTQKALVQECSVNLLEGSVRLLDICNMAQDFLMQTKENLHEIQSVIRRKGTDTGFAVKGGKYLASRKNMKKAIHKALTNLKAMKTETFVSFSNMDNETFSMLSILKEAETVTLNLLESLLRFISASKRHSRWSIVSKFMQPTRVTCDSEECDTNEFVKVDAALHQKPLSTENFLSNTENMEICIKDLEVQVECLSRKLIRTRVSLLNIFSH; encoded by the coding sequence ATGGAAACAAGCTCAAAGATCTCTATTCACACTAGGTGCAACAGTTTGCCCTCTGCACCTCACCCACTTATATCACAATTCCAAGAGCATTTGCAGAGGTTGAAGGATTCTGAAGCCTCCACTACCTCTTTGTCATCATCTTCTGTAAGCCGAAAACTGATCGGCTTGCAGGATTTGCATGATTATGCTGATAAGTTGCTTCAATTGCCAACCACACAAAAGGCTTTGGTGCAAGAATGCAGTGTCAACTTGTTAGAAGGGTCAGTGAGGCTTCTTGATATTTGCAACATGGCCCAAGATTTCCTCAtgcaaacaaaagaaaacttgCATGAGATCCAATCAGTTATCAGAAGGAAAGGCACTGATACCGGATTTGCAGTCAAGGGTGGAAAATACTTGGCATCTAGGAAGAACATGAAGAAGGCTATTCATAAGGCCTTAACCAATTTGAAAGCAATGAAAACTGAGACATTTGTTTCTTTCTCTAACATGGACAATGAAACTTTTTCAATGCTTAGCATCCTGAAAGAAGCAGAAACAGTCACTTTGAATTTGCTAGAATCTTTGTTGCGGTTTATCTCTGCCTCAAAGAGACATAGCAGATGGTCTATTGTATCCAAGTTTATGCAGCCTACAAGAGTGACTTGTGATTCTGAAGAATGTGACACAAATGAATTTGTAAAGGTGGATGCAGCTTTGCATCAGAAGCCTTTATCTACTGAGAACTTTCTCAGCAACACAGAGAATATGGAGATCTGCATTAAGGATCTGGAAGTACAAGTTGAATGCCTCTCAAGGAAACTCATTAGAACAAGAGTTTCCCTTCTTAACATCTTCAGCCACTAg